In Seonamhaeicola sp. S2-3, the genomic window CAAAATGGATTTAAAACTATAAATAACAGATTTAATAAAAATTATTTTGAAAAAGAACTTATTAAACAAGTAGAAATAATAAGCCAAGAATTAAACGCCCGAAGGTTAAACAACTTTACTGGACAAATGCTTCAGCATCATACACTTAATAGCGTGAAATTTATGAGTAAATGGATTGAAGAAAAAAATAGCACCCAATAAGTATTATAAGAAATTATTAATAACTTGCTTTATTCCAACTGTAGCAACTTCAGGAATAACCGTTACATTTTGATTATTTGACAACGCAGGTTTAGGGTCTATATAAAAAATAGGGGTGTCTTGAGTTACATAATGTATTAAACCTGCTGCCGGATACACTTGCATTGAGGTACCAATTATTATTAAAATATCTGCTGTTTCGCATATTTCAATGGCTTTATTAATCATGGGTACATCTTCTCCAAACCAAACTATATGCGGACGTAATTGGTAGCCTTTGCTACATAAATCACCTAAAACCAAATCGGTTTTCCATTCTTTTATATCGGTTTCATCAACAGTACTTCTAACCTTTAATAATTCGCCATGTAAGTGCAATACGTTAGTACTGCCAGCACGTTCATGTAAGTCATCTACGTTTTGGGTGATTATAGATACTTTATATTTGTTTTCTAATTTAGCTAAATCAATATGAGCGCTGTTAGGTTCAACTTCAAGTAGTTGGCGCCGTCTTTTATTGTAAAAATCTAAAACCAATTCTGGATTTTCTAAAAATCCTTGTGGTGATGCAACCTGCATAACATCATGTCCTTCCCATAAACCGTCATGATCTCTAAAGGTTTTAACACCACTTTCGGCACTCACACCCGCTCCTGTAAGTACTACTATATGTTTCATTAAATCTTTTTCCATTTATTATATGCTTCTGAATTCACTAAATCTAAAAGGTTGTTTTCTCCGTTTTCATCGGTTTCTTCAACAAATTCAATAAGGTCTGTTTTACTATAACCATCTGCTGTTAGAGATGATAAAAAATTAACACATTTAGTGTAATCTCCAACAATAGATAAAACGGTTAAATAAGATGAATGCCCTTCAAAAAAATCGGGGTAGTTATCAGATATATACTTAAAATATTCTAGAGATTTTTTGTAATTAGCTCTATCAAATTCTAAGTTTCCTTTTAAAAGGTTTAAGAAATCATCTCCAGTATCTGTTTCTAACCTAGTTATTAAAGATAAAGCAGTTTCGTAATTTTTGTTCATTAAATGATAATCTATTTGGCTTAAATACAGCGAGGAATCATCAGGATATTTGTCGGCAATGGTTTTCATAGCTTTTTTATAAGCTTCTTCGTTAACATTTGATGCACAAACAGCTTTAATAACTAAGAGAAACTTATCATATTGCAAATCTCCTTCTATTTTATTAAACATAT contains:
- a CDS encoding NAD-dependent deacylase encodes the protein MKHIVVLTGAGVSAESGVKTFRDHDGLWEGHDVMQVASPQGFLENPELVLDFYNKRRRQLLEVEPNSAHIDLAKLENKYKVSIITQNVDDLHERAGSTNVLHLHGELLKVRSTVDETDIKEWKTDLVLGDLCSKGYQLRPHIVWFGEDVPMINKAIEICETADILIIIGTSMQVYPAAGLIHYVTQDTPIFYIDPKPALSNNQNVTVIPEVATVGIKQVINNFL